The genomic segment GGTGCGCCTGTGATTGGTCTGGCCGACTCTGGCGGTGCCCGGATTCAAGAAGGCGTCGATTCACTTGCAGGTTATGCCGATATCTTTTTGAAAAACGTATTGGCAAGTGGTGTGGTACCTCAGCTTTCCTGCATCATGGGGCCCTGTGCCGGCGGCGCGGTTTACTCTCCCGCCATCACCGACTTCATCTTTATGGTTCAAGATACAAGCTATATGTTTATTACTGGACCCGACGTTATTAAAACCGTCACCCACGAAGATGTAACCAAAGAGGAACTTGGCGGAGCGTCTAGCCACAATGCCAAGAGCGGCGTCGCACAATTCTCAGCACCCAACGATACAGCAAGCCTAGAGCAGGTTCGCCAGCTCTTAAGCTACATTCCATCCAACAACTCAGAAGATCCACCAGAGGTTGCATCGACGGACGACGCTGGTCGTAAAACACCAGAGCTTGCGGATGTAATCCCTGAAAATCCAAACAAGCCTTACGACATCAAGGACATCATCTCTCCTGTTGTTGATGATGGTGAGTTTTTCGAAGTAGCCGAAGCCTATGCACAAAATATGGTGGTTGGTTTCGCGCGTATCGATGGCAAGAGTGTTGGGATTGTCGCCAACCAGCCCATGGTACTGGCGGGTTGTTTAGACATCAGCGCATCTGTTAAAGCCGCGCGTTTTGTCCGCTTCTGTGACTGCTTCAATATTCCGATTCTTACATTTGTTGATGTTCCAGGTTTCTTACCCGGCCTTGATCAAGAACACGGGGGCATCATCAAGCATGGAGCGAAGCTACTTTATGCCTTTGCCGAAGCCACCGTTCCAAAGGTTACGGTCATTACCCGCAAAGCCTACGGCGGTGCGTACGATGTGATGGCATCCAAGCACATTCGCGCCGATATCAATTTGGCTTTCCCGAGTGCAGAAATTGCCGTGATGGGTCCAGACGGTGCGGTCAATATTATTTTCAAGCGCCAGATTGCTGAAAGCGAAAACCCAGCTGAAAAGCAAAAAGAGCTGGTGGACGAATACCGCCGAACTTTTGCGAACCCCATGAAGGCGGCAGAACTTGGCTATATTGATGAAGTGATTTTGCCAGAGAACCTTCGCTCTCGGCTCGTGCAGTCTTTTGACCTCCTTAAAGACAAGCGTCAGTCCAACCCACCGAAGAAGCATGGGAACATTCCGCTCTAATGACTGAAACGAAGAAAAAATTTAAGAAAGTACTTATCGCCAACCGCGGTGAGATTGCGGTTCGCGTCGCCCGTACATTAAAAGAAATGGGTATTTCTCCGGTTGCGGTTTACTCCGATGCCGACCGCTCAGCCCCCCATGTTTTGGTCGCAGACGAAGCTTATCATGTGGGTCCTGCCCCCTCCTCTGAGAGCTATCTGGTCTCCGAGCGAATCTTGCAGGTCGCTAAAGATGCAGGTGTGGATGCGATTCACCCAGGTTATGGATTTCTGAGCGAGAACGGCGAGTTTGCCAACGCGTGCATTGAAGCGGGCATTGCTTTCATCGGACCATCAGCTGAAGCCATGAAAGTCATGGGCTCCAAAACGGCTGCCCGTGAAAAAATGGTCGCTGCGGGCGTTCCATGTGTGCCCGGAAGCGACGGTGCGATTCCAACAGAAGAAGAAGCACTCAAAATTGCCGGTGAGATGGGCTACCCCATCATGCTCAAGGCAGCAGCGGGAGGCGGCGGCAAAGGCATGCGCCTTGTAGCTGACGCGGAATCTTTACCCGGAGCGTTTCGGGCGGCTTCGAGTGAAGCTAGAAACTCTTTCGGCGACGATACTGTCTACATCGAAAAGGCTGTGATTGAGCCGCGCCACATTGAAATTCAAGTTCTCAGTGGACCAGACGGTAAAGCGCTTTGGCTTGGCGAACGCGAATGCTCTATGCAGCGACGTCACCAGAAAATTATCGAAGAAACGCCATCGATGCTGGTCACCGAAGAAGTTCGCCAGCAGATGGGTGAAGTGGCCTGCCGCGCAGCGGATGCGGTGGATTATGTGGGTGCGGGAACCGTTGAGTTCTTGATGGACAAAGACCGCAATTTCTATTTTCTGGAAATGAACACCCGATTGCAGGTGGAGCACCCGGTGACGGAGCTTTGCTGCGGTATCGATTTGGTTCGGGCCCAAATTATGGTGGCTCAAGGCGAGCCGCTTCCTTGGAAACAAGAAGAGATAGAGCGACGCGGCCACGCGATGGAAGCGCGAATTTACGCCGAAGACCCGAATCAAAACTTTATGCCTTGCCCAGGTATGATTGATGAGCTGGTTTTTCCAAACTGGCCCGGACTTCGCGTCGATTGCGGTGTGCGCTCAGGCTACGAAGTTTCTCGCTATTATGACCCGATGATTGCCAAGGTGGTGGTTTGGGGAGAAGACCGCGAGCAGGCAAGGCTCCGTTTACGACAAGCCCTTATGGAAACGGCGGTGAAAGGCATCACCACGAATACCGCTTTTTTGCGTGATCTCCTCGACTTTGAGCCCTTTGTTTCGGGTGATTATCACACGGGTAGCTGCGCAGTGGCGCTTGAGCAAGAGGCCCCAGAAGTGGATTCAGAGATTCAAGATATGGCCATTGCGGCGGCAGCCATTCAAACCTTGCTTCGAGATCAAAAGAAGAGCCGCGAAAACTCCAGCGGTACTGGGAAAGGTTCGGGCTCGCGTTGGCGAACCATGGACTGGCGACGGGGAGGTGTGTGATGCGCTACGTAGCTTTTTTAGGTGAAGAGCAGCGAGAGGTCTCCGTTCGCGAATTATCGGCGGGCCGCTTTGAAGTGGTCATTGAAGACCGTACTTTTGAAATCGATGCCGAGCAGCTCGGGCACTCCACGCTTAATATGTTGGTTGGGGGACAGGCCTATCAAATACAATCGGAAGCTCTGGAAGAAGGCGGCGAGAACTTTCTCGTGCGCGGTGAGCAGGTCCAGGTGGAAATGCTCGACATGCGTAAGGTCAGCCTTCGCAAGGCGCTTGAGGCATCGGGCGGCGCAGACGGCCCAATTACAGTAAAATCGCCAATGCCTGGTAAATTGGTCGCGCACCTCGTGCAACCTGGCGATGAAGTGAAAAAAGGCCAAGGTGTGGTGGTTGTAGAGGCCATGAAGATGGAAAACGAGCTTAAAGCCCCGAAAGATGGAACCATTCAGGAAATCTTCGGTTCTGTGGGCGATGCGGTTGATAGCGGCGCCCCGCTTTGCGTGATCGAATAACCATCATTTTTTCTTAAAAAAATTACCGATCTAAAAATTTACTCGCCCCCCGTTCGTCCGTAGGATGGGACCTCTCGATTGCCTCGAGAACAAGGAGTGGGAAGTAAATGTTAAGAGCCATAACTGCGGCCTTAGTCGTCATTTTTACATCAGGATCTGCTTACGCACTGGAAGAGATTCCAGGCAAGGCAGAGTTTTCTGGTTTGCTTGGTAAAGAGCAAAGCGAGATGGCTGCCGGCTTGATGTTTAAAAGCATTGATGGCGCAATGTACCTCCAAATTAACCCACGTTTTGATTTTCGAACGGGACCGTTTGGTTTTGGCATTCAGGTCCCTCTCAATTTACGGGTTCACCCCTGGGATGATGAGGGCAAAAAGAAGTACGGCAAGCAGCTGGTCCGCGGCGAAGACTGGGATGAGGTTGGTGATTACTTAAAGCTGCTTCGTTACATCCAGTACGGCGAAAAGCGAGACTTTATCTATGCCCGCTTAGGTGAGCTCAGCGGCAAACTGGGCCACGGAACGATTGTTCGCGGTTACAGCAACACCATCGATATCAATACCCACCGAGTAGGTTTCGCTTTCGACTTAAACACCGATCTAGGTGGATTCGAGTCCATGTTCAGCGATCTCGTAAGTATCATGGGCGGGGGGATTGACTCTCAACTGATTGCGGCCCGCGGGTTTGTAAAGCCGGTTGGTTTTTGGGCACCGGAATCTGCATTGAACATCTTCTCTCTGGGTTTAAGCGTAGCGACAGATTTAAACGCCCCGTTTTCAGTGGATGCGGATGGGGATGAAGAAGTTGATGTCGATGCCGAAGGAGAAATAGCCGTTGCCGAAACCAAAGGCGTCACCATCATTGGTTTAGATATTGAAGCTGAGGTACTAAACAACGACATCATTGAAATGATCCCGTATATCGACTTGAACTTCGTTAGCGGCGCTGGCTACGGCCTTCATATTGGCCTGGACACAAAGTTTAAGCTTCCTATTGGCATTGACTTCCAAATCCCAATTTTGTTGGAGTATCGACATTTCGCCTCGAATTATATCCCAATGTATTTTGATACATTTTATGAAATCGAGCGCTTTTCGCTGGCCGGTCAGTCTGTAATGCCCAAAGGGCGTTATCTACTCAGTGAAGACTCACCGCTTAACGATGGTGAAGGTATCAACGGAGTTTATGGTGAGCTAGGCTTTGATTTTATGGGGCTTGTTACGGTTGCTGGTAAATACGAGCATTATTCTAAAACCGATGCTGAGAAAGCAGCTGAAGAAGCTGGCCTGGCTGCAGCAGAAGCGGATCCAGGCACAGAATTTACACCCATTGGCAAAGGCACATTCACCCTGCTGCTTTTGGTCCCCGCTCTCGATGTTCTTCAATTCGAGGCGTATTACCGCCGAACCAATATTACGGGCGCCGATGACATTTTTAAGTTTGATGACCGCTCTATGGCTGTTGCTCAGGCCAAATACCAAATGTACCCATTCGTTTACCTTGTAGCTCAGGCTTCACGGCGCTGGGTTTTCGAAGAGGCCACAGTAAGGGCTGATGGCACAAGAGAAGCCGCTGGATACCAAGCAACCGATGACTGGGGCGTAGGCGTTGAATTTGCCTACCAATTCTAAGCTCTAGCCCTTGCGCCGGGCGAGCGTCGGACCCATATGGTAATATAGTAGTAATATCTAAGGAATTAGAAGAACCATGTCTGATGGAAATGACAACTGGGAAGACGAGCCTTATGAAGGTGAGGGGCAAGTTGCCACTGAATCTGAAATTAAGGTCAAGCGGCCCAAGCGTTACAAAGTACTGCTCCACAATGACAACTACACCACCATGGAGTTCGTTGTTTTGGTGCTCAAAACTGTTTTTCATTTAGAAGAACCCAGCGCGGTTCAAGTCATGCTGCATGTTCACCGTAAAGGTGCAGGTGTGGCCGGCGTTTTTTCCTATGAAGTTGCAGAAACCAAAGTCCACAAAGTCACCGAGCTCGCGCGGGCACACGATTACCCGCTGCGTTGTTCTATGGAGCCAGCTGAATGATTTCACGTGAACTCGAAGTGGTTTTTAAGTTAGCGCTTAGAGAAGCTGAAGTACGTCGCCACGATATGGTTTGTGTGGAGCATGTGCTCTACGCCATGAGCCACGATAATTGGGCCATGGAAATTTTGCGTCACTGCGGCGCCGATATTGATGATCTGCGCATTCGTTTAGAAACCTATCTCGGCGAGCAGGTTCAGGTTCCTGAAGACCGTGACTATCAAATCGAGCAAACTTTAGGTTTAACCAGAGTTTTGCAGCGTGCGGCAATTCATGTGCAATCCTCCGGTAAAAAAGAAATGGATGCCGGAGATTTTTTGGCGGCCGTCATGCGCGAGCCTGAAAGTTTTGCCGTCTACATTTTGAGTG from the Deltaproteobacteria bacterium genome contains:
- a CDS encoding acyl-CoA carboxylase subunit beta — its product is MQELAALNEKAEQGGGEARIAKQHKQGKLTARERIEALLDPGSFVEMDKFKTHRCSDFGMEKQKHLGDGVVTGYGKIDGRKIFVYAQDFTVFGGSLSGAHAEKICKIMDMAMEVGAPVIGLADSGGARIQEGVDSLAGYADIFLKNVLASGVVPQLSCIMGPCAGGAVYSPAITDFIFMVQDTSYMFITGPDVIKTVTHEDVTKEELGGASSHNAKSGVAQFSAPNDTASLEQVRQLLSYIPSNNSEDPPEVASTDDAGRKTPELADVIPENPNKPYDIKDIISPVVDDGEFFEVAEAYAQNMVVGFARIDGKSVGIVANQPMVLAGCLDISASVKAARFVRFCDCFNIPILTFVDVPGFLPGLDQEHGGIIKHGAKLLYAFAEATVPKVTVITRKAYGGAYDVMASKHIRADINLAFPSAEIAVMGPDGAVNIIFKRQIAESENPAEKQKELVDEYRRTFANPMKAAELGYIDEVILPENLRSRLVQSFDLLKDKRQSNPPKKHGNIPL
- a CDS encoding acetyl-CoA carboxylase biotin carboxylase subunit gives rise to the protein MTETKKKFKKVLIANRGEIAVRVARTLKEMGISPVAVYSDADRSAPHVLVADEAYHVGPAPSSESYLVSERILQVAKDAGVDAIHPGYGFLSENGEFANACIEAGIAFIGPSAEAMKVMGSKTAAREKMVAAGVPCVPGSDGAIPTEEEALKIAGEMGYPIMLKAAAGGGGKGMRLVADAESLPGAFRAASSEARNSFGDDTVYIEKAVIEPRHIEIQVLSGPDGKALWLGERECSMQRRHQKIIEETPSMLVTEEVRQQMGEVACRAADAVDYVGAGTVEFLMDKDRNFYFLEMNTRLQVEHPVTELCCGIDLVRAQIMVAQGEPLPWKQEEIERRGHAMEARIYAEDPNQNFMPCPGMIDELVFPNWPGLRVDCGVRSGYEVSRYYDPMIAKVVVWGEDREQARLRLRQALMETAVKGITTNTAFLRDLLDFEPFVSGDYHTGSCAVALEQEAPEVDSEIQDMAIAAAAIQTLLRDQKKSRENSSGTGKGSGSRWRTMDWRRGGV
- a CDS encoding acetyl-CoA carboxylase biotin carboxyl carrier protein subunit — translated: MLVGGQAYQIQSEALEEGGENFLVRGEQVQVEMLDMRKVSLRKALEASGGADGPITVKSPMPGKLVAHLVQPGDEVKKGQGVVVVEAMKMENELKAPKDGTIQEIFGSVGDAVDSGAPLCVIE
- the clpS gene encoding ATP-dependent Clp protease adapter ClpS, which encodes MSDGNDNWEDEPYEGEGQVATESEIKVKRPKRYKVLLHNDNYTTMEFVVLVLKTVFHLEEPSAVQVMLHVHRKGAGVAGVFSYEVAETKVHKVTELARAHDYPLRCSMEPAE